In one window of Photorhabdus laumondii subsp. laumondii DNA:
- a CDS encoding rhodanese-related sulfurtransferase, producing MPVLHNRISNKELKARMLAETQPRTTISFYKYFNILNPLDFRNSLYQQFTDLSVFGRVYIAKEGINAQISLPTHNLEAFKALLYSVDPALDNLRLNIALDDDGKSFWVLRMKVRDRVVADGIDDETFDPSKTGEYLKAEQVNQMLDNPDTLFVDMRNHYEYEVGHFENAIEVPSDTFREQLPMVAEMLQDNKDKNIVMYCTGGIRCEKASAYMLHNGFKNVYHVEGGIIEYARKAREQGLPVRFVGKNFVFDERMGERISDDVIAHCHQCGVSCDSHTNCKNEGCHLLFIQCPECATKFEGCCSEMCREEVRLPETEQRARRAGRENGAKIFNKSRHRLQDGLNSTSLQSVE from the coding sequence ATGCCAGTGTTACACAACCGCATTTCTAATAAAGAGCTGAAAGCACGTATGTTGGCGGAGACCCAACCTCGTACGACCATCTCTTTTTACAAATATTTTAACATCTTAAATCCTCTGGATTTTCGTAACAGCTTGTATCAACAATTTACCGACCTCTCAGTATTTGGCCGGGTTTATATTGCTAAAGAGGGGATTAATGCTCAGATAAGTTTACCAACTCATAATTTGGAAGCATTCAAGGCGTTATTGTATAGCGTTGATCCTGCATTGGATAATTTGAGGCTGAATATTGCGCTTGATGATGATGGGAAATCTTTCTGGGTTTTGCGTATGAAAGTACGTGATCGTGTAGTGGCTGATGGGATTGATGATGAAACTTTTGATCCATCAAAAACCGGCGAGTACCTTAAAGCAGAGCAGGTCAACCAGATGCTGGATAATCCTGATACGCTATTTGTCGATATGCGCAATCACTATGAATATGAAGTTGGGCATTTTGAAAATGCAATTGAAGTTCCTTCTGATACATTCCGTGAACAGTTGCCAATGGTTGCGGAAATGTTGCAGGATAATAAGGATAAAAATATTGTAATGTACTGCACTGGTGGTATTCGCTGTGAAAAAGCCAGTGCTTATATGCTGCACAATGGCTTTAAAAACGTCTATCACGTAGAGGGCGGTATTATCGAATATGCTCGTAAAGCGAGAGAACAGGGATTACCGGTACGTTTTGTTGGTAAAAACTTTGTCTTTGATGAGCGGATGGGAGAGCGTATTTCAGACGATGTGATTGCTCATTGCCATCAATGTGGCGTGTCTTGCGACAGTCATACTAATTGTAAAAATGAAGGTTGCCACTTGCTATTTATTCAGTGTCCAGAGTGTGCAACTAAATTTGAAGGCTGTTGTAGTGAAATGTGCAGAGAAGAAGTCAGGTTACCGGAAACCGAGCAGCGTGCTCGCCGTGCTGGTCGTGAAAATGGAGCAAAAATATTTAATAAATCCCGGCACCGTCTACAGGATGGGTTGAACAGTACTTCACTACAGTCTGTTGAATAA
- a CDS encoding response regulator transcription factor codes for MKILIVEECYYTRSGIREFLKKNDNVEDLEIVDSPSINEAINIVTHFAPDIVLANLTHYCHHASYCSDLQKFITLTDNTRIYIYLNSAYPYCDNYITLKDNAVILAKRNLTYLLNKISKTTLQEIQRHRATIDQYCSIFSPQEHKVIDYWMKEIPNYQISQKLKISNSTVYSHKRHITEKINVRNRIELCFIYNVFKYLY; via the coding sequence ATGAAAATCTTAATTGTTGAAGAGTGCTATTATACCCGTTCAGGTATCAGAGAGTTTTTAAAGAAAAATGATAATGTCGAAGATCTTGAAATTGTTGACTCACCTTCAATTAATGAGGCGATAAATATTGTAACTCATTTTGCTCCTGATATCGTTTTAGCTAACTTGACACATTATTGTCATCATGCCAGTTACTGTTCCGATTTACAGAAATTTATAACTCTTACAGATAACACTCGTATTTATATATACCTTAATAGCGCCTATCCTTATTGTGACAATTATATTACATTGAAAGATAATGCTGTTATTCTGGCAAAGAGAAATCTTACCTATCTGCTTAATAAAATTAGCAAAACCACATTGCAAGAAATTCAGAGACACAGAGCAACAATCGACCAGTATTGCTCTATTTTCAGCCCTCAAGAGCATAAAGTTATCGATTACTGGATGAAAGAAATCCCTAATTACCAGATATCCCAAAAGTTAAAAATCAGTAATAGCACAGTCTATTCTCATAAAAGACACATTACTGAAAAAATCAATGTGCGTAATAGAATTGAACTCTGCTTTATTTACAATGTATTTAAATATCTCTATTAA
- the bssS gene encoding biofilm formation regulator BssS: MGSKDEVIQTHPVVGWDVSTVDTYDAVMLRLHYLSSQDQTPEHVMVDRTLWLTTDIAKQLIYILQAGIEKIESSEYSDLNHTKH, encoded by the coding sequence ATGGGCAGTAAAGATGAAGTTATTCAAACGCATCCTGTTGTAGGCTGGGATGTCAGTACCGTCGATACATATGATGCAGTGATGCTACGCCTTCACTATTTGTCCTCCCAAGATCAAACACCAGAACATGTCATGGTAGATCGAACCTTATGGTTGACAACTGACATTGCAAAGCAATTGATATACATCCTCCAGGCAGGAATTGAAAAGATCGAATCTTCAGAATACAGCGATCTAAACCATACAAAACATTAA
- the pyrC gene encoding dihydroorotase, producing the protein MTTESYTIKIRRPDDWHIHFRDGEMLRTVVPYTSHYFGRAIVMPNLLTPITEVVSAKAYRGRILAAIPEGDNFQPLMTCYLTDTTESSQIEIGYKEGIFTACKLYPANATTNSSHGVSDIKNIYPLLAVMEKLGMPLLVHGEVTASHIDIFDREARFIEQVMEPLRNQFPALKVVFEHITTKEAAQYVLEGNNNLAATLTPQHLMFNRNHMLVGGIRPHLYCLPVLKRNVHQEALRAAVASGCDRFFLGTDSAPHAQQKKESSCGCAGVFNAPSALPAYATVFEEMNALPHFEAFCSLNGPKFYGLPVNEGFIELTRKPSTVIEHIDCNNEKLIPFLAGEDARWDVKVTD; encoded by the coding sequence ATGACCACTGAATCATACACAATAAAAATCCGCCGCCCTGATGACTGGCACATCCATTTTCGTGATGGTGAAATGCTAAGAACTGTCGTTCCCTACACCAGTCATTACTTTGGCCGAGCTATCGTCATGCCTAATCTGCTTACGCCGATTACAGAAGTGGTCAGTGCCAAGGCTTATAGAGGCAGAATACTGGCAGCTATTCCCGAAGGAGATAATTTCCAGCCTCTTATGACTTGTTATCTTACTGACACGACTGAAAGCTCTCAGATAGAAATTGGTTATAAAGAAGGCATTTTTACCGCTTGCAAGCTCTACCCTGCCAATGCCACAACCAATTCAAGTCACGGCGTCTCTGATATAAAGAATATTTATCCACTATTAGCCGTGATGGAAAAACTGGGGATGCCTCTGCTCGTCCACGGTGAGGTTACTGCTTCTCATATTGATATTTTCGATCGAGAAGCCCGTTTTATTGAACAAGTCATGGAACCACTACGTAATCAATTCCCAGCACTGAAAGTTGTGTTTGAACACATAACTACCAAAGAAGCCGCACAATATGTGCTGGAAGGCAATAACAATCTGGCAGCAACATTAACTCCACAGCATCTCATGTTCAATCGCAACCATATGCTAGTTGGTGGGATTCGGCCACACCTATACTGTCTGCCTGTGCTAAAACGCAATGTGCATCAAGAGGCTTTACGGGCAGCCGTCGCCAGTGGCTGTGATCGCTTCTTTCTAGGTACAGACTCAGCACCACATGCACAACAAAAGAAAGAATCCTCTTGTGGTTGTGCCGGCGTCTTTAACGCACCATCAGCGCTACCTGCTTATGCAACAGTGTTTGAGGAGATGAATGCATTACCGCATTTTGAAGCTTTCTGTTCACTTAATGGCCCTAAATTTTACGGGCTACCTGTCAATGAAGGCTTTATTGAACTAACTCGCAAACCTTCTACCGTCATTGAACACATTGATTGCAATAATGAAAAACTTATTCCATTTTTGGCTGGCGAAGATGCCCGCTGGGATGTGAAAGTAACAGACTGA
- a CDS encoding IS982-like element ISPlu6 family transposase yields MDNLVEIFCDVDDFCRFFIPQWEQFCLDSGHRLRRRQGHMYPSEIMTILILFHMSHYRDFKHFYLEHIWKYHHKDFPTLLSYPRFVSVAPSVLVPLCSYLTQLKGKPTGIAFIDSTRLSVCHNIRIPRHKVFAGIAKRGKNSMGWFYGFKLHLVVNHQGEILALKVTPGNVDDREPVRELSKELTGSLYGDKGYLSQELADDLAKTDVTFITKKRRNMKASMQAEWDKIMLKKRFIIETINGQLKTLSQIEHSRHRSIKGFLLCVLGGLIAYCLKLKKPSLKVFYSEDDFSMTD; encoded by the coding sequence ATGGACAACTTAGTTGAAATTTTCTGTGATGTCGATGATTTTTGCCGTTTTTTCATCCCTCAATGGGAACAATTTTGTCTCGATAGCGGGCATCGTTTACGCCGCCGACAAGGTCATATGTATCCCAGTGAAATCATGACCATTTTGATCCTTTTTCATATGTCGCATTACCGTGATTTTAAACATTTTTATCTAGAACATATTTGGAAATATCACCATAAGGATTTTCCAACCTTGCTTAGCTATCCTCGTTTTGTCAGTGTGGCTCCTTCCGTTTTGGTGCCATTATGCAGCTATCTGACTCAATTAAAAGGGAAACCCACAGGCATTGCTTTTATTGATTCCACCCGTTTGAGTGTCTGCCATAACATTCGCATCCCTCGACATAAGGTCTTTGCGGGGATAGCAAAGCGCGGAAAAAATTCAATGGGCTGGTTTTACGGTTTCAAATTACACCTGGTTGTCAATCATCAGGGTGAAATTCTCGCGCTTAAAGTGACTCCGGGTAATGTGGATGATCGGGAACCTGTTCGTGAATTATCAAAAGAATTAACGGGTTCTCTTTACGGTGACAAAGGTTACCTCAGCCAGGAATTGGCGGACGATTTAGCTAAAACCGATGTCACTTTCATCACGAAAAAACGGCGTAACATGAAAGCGAGTATGCAAGCTGAGTGGGATAAGATAATGTTAAAAAAGCGTTTTATCATTGAAACGATTAATGGGCAATTAAAAACTCTTTCTCAAATAGAGCATTCCCGCCACCGAAGTATAAAAGGCTTTCTGTTGTGCGTTTTAGGTGGATTGATTGCTTACTGCCTTAAATTGAAGAAGCCATCACTGAAAGTTTTCTACTCAGAAGACGATTTTTCAATGACGGATTAA
- a CDS encoding helix-turn-helix transcriptional regulator: MVQIKTDKHQKLIRLPEVIRRTGFGKTWIYTLIRAGKFPKQVKTGLRSIAFIESEIDAWIEKVIQASRTQAV; this comes from the coding sequence ATGGTCCAAATCAAAACAGACAAACATCAGAAACTTATTCGTTTGCCCGAAGTAATCAGAAGAACGGGGTTTGGTAAAACGTGGATATATACCCTTATAAGAGCGGGTAAATTTCCTAAACAAGTTAAAACCGGATTGCGTTCTATAGCATTTATTGAAAGTGAGATTGATGCATGGATCGAAAAGGTTATTCAGGCATCACGTACTCAAGCAGTTTAA
- a CDS encoding IS30-like element ISPlu1 family transposase: MAYTQLTETERYQISSLREAGFSQLFIAKSLKRSPSTISRELKRNQEVQTYCPEQAHLKVLARRHFAKKAVKITPEVKRWIKRLIWKDLSPEQVADYLKQHKGISLHHETIYRLIYQDKREGGDLWQHLRIARKPYRKRYGRYERRGKIKNRVSIDERPEIVDKKERIGDWEGDTIIGKDKKSVLLTLVDRKTLYTIIVKLDSKQASEVAKAAVKVLYPLKQKVKTITFDNGLEFADHEIIGEELETQIYFAHPYSPWERGINENINGLIRQYFPKGTNFNEISDQEINFVVNRLNNRPRKTRGGKTPNELFKGIRTCLLPD, translated from the coding sequence ATGGCCTATACACAACTGACCGAAACAGAAAGATACCAGATTTCCAGTTTAAGAGAAGCGGGTTTTTCACAGCTTTTTATTGCGAAGTCACTTAAGCGAAGCCCATCGACCATCAGCAGAGAATTGAAGAGAAATCAAGAAGTCCAGACATACTGCCCTGAACAGGCTCATTTGAAGGTATTGGCGCGTCGTCATTTTGCTAAAAAGGCCGTGAAAATAACGCCGGAAGTAAAAAGATGGATAAAACGGTTAATTTGGAAAGATTTAAGCCCTGAACAGGTGGCTGATTATTTGAAGCAACATAAAGGGATATCTTTGCATCATGAGACGATTTATAGACTGATTTATCAAGATAAAAGAGAGGGGGGTGATTTATGGCAACATCTGCGAATAGCCAGAAAACCCTATCGCAAACGCTATGGTCGCTATGAAAGAAGAGGTAAAATTAAAAATCGGGTCAGTATTGATGAACGCCCGGAAATTGTTGATAAAAAAGAACGTATTGGGGACTGGGAAGGAGATACGATAATAGGGAAAGATAAAAAAAGTGTCTTATTAACATTGGTTGACCGCAAGACGCTGTATACAATTATCGTTAAACTTGATAGCAAGCAGGCATCAGAAGTCGCGAAAGCAGCAGTGAAAGTATTATACCCGTTAAAACAAAAGGTTAAGACCATCACGTTCGATAACGGTTTGGAGTTCGCAGATCATGAAATCATCGGTGAAGAATTAGAAACCCAAATTTACTTTGCTCACCCTTATTCGCCTTGGGAAAGAGGGATCAATGAGAATATCAATGGGTTAATCAGACAATACTTTCCAAAGGGAACCAATTTTAATGAAATCTCTGATCAGGAAATAAATTTTGTGGTAAACCGATTAAATAATCGTCCTCGAAAAACACGGGGTGGGAAAACACCGAATGAATTATTTAAAGGAATACGAACATGTTTACTTCCAGATTAA
- a CDS encoding membrane protein, producing the protein MENNTIKCPFCLRESQRGVHVCTGCMATVLYGAFPGWYAAVAILLSFGLSILIGMSTGTAGATISLPIIFIVAFIEGKAIFSDNVVFRRRM; encoded by the coding sequence ATGGAAAACAATACCATCAAGTGTCCTTTCTGCCTGCGAGAAAGCCAGCGAGGTGTGCATGTTTGTACCGGTTGTATGGCGACTGTTTTATATGGAGCCTTCCCCGGCTGGTATGCTGCCGTAGCTATCTTACTGTCCTTTGGCCTGTCTATACTGATTGGAATGTCTACAGGTACGGCGGGGGCTACTATCAGCCTGCCAATAATTTTTATTGTAGCTTTTATAGAAGGTAAGGCGATCTTCTCTGATAATGTTGTGTTCAGGCGAAGAATGTAA
- a CDS encoding KAP family NTPase, with product MELNKHIIDNLNYYLNTSAPEYAFMITGGWGAGKTHFIESFIKEYNENAVDNQSGNKIIKISLFGFKTTSSIDEMIFQSLHPLLGHRYTKLAGNILKGALKLGCKIDINGDSKPDIDINASLDKIKFSDIFSTNTDSGEIIIALDDLERTDIPLKEILGYVNYLVEISKVKVILIANEKILYEKDKSHEDKTKDVYSKFKEKVIGKTFQIKHNIDRVLKGFLDQSKCESLKRHRDVIKNIYIRSEDTNLRKLKQSILDFGYIANYIDEEQLKNEEYSSLLIRVFFALSLEMKSGELSEEKLRHNEPFQCEKANSDGSKNVFHKYDISYRNLYTGDLWADILFKGDASNLKSATDELVYFKQPKNNEHPLWFKLWNFNTLNEEQFISLTNQLLLEFDSLQEEEHQVYLHKLALIIYFSKNALISKEIDEINDTVYKYIKTYKDHWAILDNHSIEDIVFGNNTGYSYYNDSDEDFRKLFNLLKSERKSISDKLKYQAEIIRANEIFTYLAQGNKDELINILYTENQFKPFFNKLNAKDLVKCLLQSSNHITSYFTYIIKERYTSGDTLNGLKACNYLKVEEGFWIELQNKISKEIPRMPPLKKHFMEQLDTTIKEIITILSSVPNV from the coding sequence GCTTTCATGATTACTGGCGGGTGGGGAGCGGGAAAAACCCATTTTATAGAAAGTTTTATAAAGGAATATAATGAAAACGCCGTTGATAATCAGTCTGGAAATAAAATAATAAAAATAAGTTTATTCGGATTTAAAACCACATCCAGTATTGATGAAATGATTTTTCAATCATTACACCCACTATTAGGCCACAGATATACTAAGTTAGCTGGTAATATTCTAAAGGGAGCATTAAAACTCGGTTGTAAGATAGATATAAACGGCGATAGCAAACCAGATATAGATATTAATGCAAGTTTAGATAAAATAAAATTCAGCGACATATTCTCTACTAATACGGATAGCGGAGAGATCATCATAGCTTTAGATGATCTTGAGCGTACTGATATCCCGTTAAAGGAAATTCTGGGATATGTTAATTACCTTGTCGAAATTTCAAAGGTTAAAGTCATTCTCATAGCTAACGAAAAAATTCTATATGAAAAGGATAAATCACACGAGGATAAAACTAAGGATGTTTATTCAAAATTTAAAGAAAAAGTTATCGGTAAGACATTTCAAATCAAGCATAATATTGATAGGGTTTTGAAAGGTTTCCTTGATCAATCAAAATGTGAGTCATTAAAAAGACATAGAGATGTCATTAAAAATATTTATATACGCTCAGAGGATACAAATCTCAGAAAACTCAAGCAAAGTATTTTAGATTTTGGATACATTGCAAATTATATCGATGAAGAACAACTCAAAAATGAAGAGTATTCATCGCTGTTGATTCGTGTTTTCTTTGCTTTATCATTAGAAATGAAAAGTGGTGAGCTAAGCGAGGAAAAATTAAGACATAATGAGCCATTCCAATGTGAAAAAGCCAATAGCGATGGTTCTAAGAATGTATTTCATAAATATGACATTAGTTATAGAAACTTGTATACCGGTGATTTATGGGCTGATATTTTGTTCAAAGGTGATGCAAGTAATTTAAAGTCAGCCACTGATGAACTTGTATATTTTAAACAACCAAAAAACAATGAGCATCCCCTCTGGTTCAAATTATGGAATTTTAACACACTTAATGAGGAGCAGTTTATCTCTCTTACCAATCAGCTTCTTTTGGAGTTCGACTCTCTTCAGGAGGAAGAGCATCAGGTTTACTTACATAAATTAGCCTTAATTATTTACTTCTCAAAAAACGCTCTAATTAGTAAGGAAATCGATGAAATAAATGATACAGTTTATAAATACATTAAAACCTATAAAGATCACTGGGCTATTTTGGACAATCACTCTATTGAAGATATAGTATTTGGAAACAATACTGGCTATAGCTACTACAATGATTCAGATGAAGACTTTAGAAAACTATTTAATTTACTCAAGTCTGAACGTAAATCTATCTCTGACAAATTAAAATACCAAGCAGAAATCATCAGAGCAAATGAAATATTTACATACCTTGCGCAAGGAAACAAGGATGAGCTGATCAATATTTTATATACTGAAAATCAGTTTAAGCCATTTTTCAATAAATTAAATGCTAAAGACTTAGTAAAATGCTTATTACAATCAAGCAATCATATAACATCTTACTTCACTTATATCATAAAAGAACGTTATACATCAGGAGATACACTTAACGGTCTAAAAGCATGTAACTATCTGAAAGTTGAAGAGGGGTTTTGGATTGAGTTACAAAATAAAATCTCGAAAGAAATACCTCGAATGCCGCCCCTAAAAAAACATTTCATGGAACAGCTTGATACAACCATTAAGGAGATAATAACAATCCTATCTTCAGTGCCAAATGTGTAA